ttcctgagctcaagtgatccacccgccttggcctctccaagtgctaggattacaggcatgtgccactgcacctaacCAAAATCTCTTTCTTGATTTATACAGTTATgccctttgcttttctttctataATAAATCTGTTTGAttcaatataaaatatctaagttatttttcaaataaaatgccttttttaaaaaaaagtatacaattcaatgatttttagtaaatggATAGAGTTTTGCAACCATCACTATAATCCAGGTTTaggacatttttatcacccccgAAATTCCCTCATGCCCAGTCCCTGCTCCTACCCCTAACCCAGGCATCACTGATCTCctttttgtctctatagattttcCTTTTCTAGATATTTCAAATAACTTGAATCACAATATGtaatcttttgtgtctggcttcctttacttagcataatgtttttgaggtccatctgtgttgtagcatgtttCAATAGTTAATTCCTGTTTATTGcagaatagtattctattgtatagaAATACAACATTTCATTTCTCCATTTACAAGTTGATGAACACTTGGATTATTCCTACATTTGGCCTATGATGGATAAATCTGCTTTGAACATTTGTGTAAAAGTCTTGGAGTGGACAGACAGAGgccttgttaatttttattagatGTGGGAGGTTGTGAGAAAAACGAAGGGGGCAAGGAAGATGCCCAGATTTCAAGCTTGGCAACTGATGATACCTAATTCACAGAAATGGGGAAGACTAGAAAGAGAGCAGTTTTAATGAGAAAGATTACCTCAGTCTGGGGCAAGTGTCTATGAGATATGGTGTGGGTGTGCCCAGCTGGCAGGTAGGCACATGGATGTGGAAGCTTAGTTTCCTTAAAACATCTAACAAAGTTAGGCCCATTTTTGAGCAGCATGTCCCATGTTTAAGATACATTCCTCAGGCATAATAAAAGCAATTCTCTGTGACTTAGGCTTGCCTCTATATAAATCTGACCAAAGAGAAATTGATGTAACATCCCACATACTCGTTTTGCTTtgcacaacaatttttttttttttaattttaagcaaaaagtttatttaaacaaGACATGTGAAGGGAAAAGTatctaggattctttttttttttttttttttttttttttgagacagagttttgctctgtagcagtgcagtggcccgatctcggctcactgcaacccccgcctctcgggttcaagtgattctcccacctcagcctcccgagtagctgagattacaggcacactcggctaattttttttgtatttttagtagagacagggttttaccatgttggccaggctggtttcgaactcctgacctcaagtgatctgcctgcctcggcctcccaaactgctaggattacaggtatgagccactgagcccagccataggattactttttgtttgtttgttttagagtaATTTATCCCTACTTAAAGACAGATTCCCCTACATATAACATCTACGTACAAAAGAGTTATAAAACCATCCTTGGTTTAACAAggataaatgaaaaacattaaaattctcCAATTGAACAAGGTATACaaggatttttatgttttttttttttttttgttaaaacagtaaaagcaaaataacttACTGGAATAGAAAGATAAGAGCTGAATGAGCATGCCACTAAAGGAGAAAGGGGCATTTTCACAAAATCAGTATTTTTCCCTATCCCGTCTCCATGTGATGTCAATCAAAACATACCATTGGCTGTTTagttaaaaaaatgcaatatgcTTGTGCACATATACCAATTACTTTATGTACAATAAAGGAATGGGGAAGggggaaattaaataatagagaAAACTATACTGTAGTAGTCAGGATGTGGTGGAACCAAATTGCAGTTTTCTAACTGAGAATGTCATGTTGGTCTGAaaagaaaagagttctggagtAACGAAGCAGGTTCCCTTCTCAGTAGACACCTCCCATCTGCTGTTGGAACACATCAATTGTATCTTCATCCTCTATTTCAAACTGTGCAGGTAAGTCTGTTTCATTGATTTGTTGCCTGTCAAATCGGAATCTGATCTGCCCCACTGACAATCCCTGTTGTTCACAATACGCTTTCATTAGTTTACTAAGTGATGTATGCctcttagttgttttttttttgttttttgttttttggttttttttttgagacagtttcactgttgtcaccccggctggagtgcaatggcgcgatctcagcccactgcaacctccgcctcctgggttcaagcaattctcctacgtcagcctcctgagtagctaggactacaggcgtgtgccactacatccggcttttttttttttttttcttttgtattttagtagagatgggatttcaccatttcgGCCAGTcttgtctcgaacccctgacctcaggtgatctgcctgcctcggcctcccaaagtgctaggattacaggcgtgagccaccgcgcccagcctatgccTTTTAATCTTAAACTGCACCACAGAACCATCCTGCCCCACCACCTTCAAATTAATATGATCGTTGTTCTCAGTCTTGACTCCTTCCTTGGGCTTTTCGCCAGCCATGGTGAGCTCCGGAGTCTCCTCAGCTGCCACTTCACAAAAGAGGTACCAGGTCCTCACTGAACGAGCACACAAGCAGCACCAAGAGCTGCAGAAGGAGGCTGCAGTGCTGGACGAGGGAGAGGGTGCGTGGCATTATGtgctccctccccccaccctgtgTGCACCTGcacaacaacttttttttttttttttgagatggagcctccttctgttgcccatgctggagtgcagtggtgtgatcttggctcactgcaacctctgcctcctgggttcaagcgattttcctgcctcagcctcctgagtagctaggactacaggtgggcgccaccacgccaagctaatttttttgtatttttagtagagacggggtttcagcatgttggccaggatggtctcgatctcctgacctcgtgatctgcccaccttggcctcccaaagtgctgggattacaggtgtgagccaccgcacccggccaacaattTTAACAACATCTTCTATTTGCTTAGCATTTCCCCTTTAAACAAATTGTTGTAAAGAATACataacaggctgggcatgatggctcatgcctgtgatcccagtactttgggaggccgaggaggaaagattgcttgagcccatgagttgaagaccagcaacagagtgagatcttgtttctacaaaaaaaaatttaaaaattagctgggtatgatggcacatgcctgtagtcccagctactcggggctgaggtgggaggatcacctgagccctggaggttgaggctgcagtaagccatgatcacatcactgcatccagcatgggtgacagaccgagaagctgtctaaaacaaaacaaaacaaaaaacagcctgtGTAACCTAAAGTGAACCATCTGAACCACATGTAACTGCACAGTCCAGGGGCATTAAGTacatgtacaaccatcaccagcattcatccacagaactcttttcCTCTTGTAAAACGGAAACTTTGTACTCACTGAACAATTGTCCAATCCTCCCACTCCCCAGCCACTGccgaccaccattctactttccgtttctatgaatttgactattctaggtaacttgtataagtggaattacaccgtatttttccttttgtgactggcttatttcacttagcataacatccCCAAAGTTCACCTATGCCATATTCTataacaggatttcattcctttttaaggcagaataataGGCCATTGAATGTTTATACCACAGTTTGTGTATTTATTCATCCCtccatggacacttgggttgcttccaccctTTGCCTATCATCAatgatgctgctgtgaacatgggtatgCAGATATCTCTGAGTCCCTGCTTGCTCTGTATTTCGTTTTAAGAAATTAAGATATAAGAATTGAAAGATCTTTATCATACTTCTTATAACATCATCCCACATTCTCCTTTTGGTTTGCACTACAATTTTAATAACATCTATTTGCTTagcatttcctctttttaaaaaaatgttgtgaAGAATACATAAcagactgggcatgatggcttatgcctgtaatcccagcactttgggaggctgaggagggaggatcatttgagcccacgAGCTCAAGATTAGCtaagacaacagagtgagactttgtttctacaaaaaataatttaaaaattagttgggcataatggtgtatgcctgtagtcccacctactcagggggctgaggtgggaggatcatttgagacctggaggtagaggctgcagtgagccatgattacaccaggCAGGCTGTAATCCATCGATGAATCTGAATAGAAGTAATCACATGAACAAGTCCAAGATTAAAACTACAAAGCTCCAGCTGCAATGAGTGAGGCCAGAACTTTCTGCAGCTTTGACACTGGGGTATCACTGGACTTTTCTTAAACACTAGACCGACAATGCAGAaaattactcttttttaaaagactttagaGGTACCACCATAAGTCAACAACACTTCAGCCCCAAATTTTCctcataaaattttctttttttcccagtaaTCCATAGGGGTCCCAAAGGTGACCCAGTCTTGTTTGCTTTTGTGATAAAAGTGTTCAGCTGGAACGTCCTAATGCACTTAAAGATTTCTGTAGTATGCCAGGTCAGGTAGGTCAGCAATGATGCAGTGGAACTTACCAGGGCAGCACTTATCAGGGAATGAAGGTATGGCGTGGGGTCAGGATGTCACGCCTGATGGCAGAGAGAAAGATTAGACACACACCagcaaagaggagagagaggtttTGAATTTTATGCTACAAAAAAGGATGTAAGCCAGGTCCTAGCTCCATCAACTTGAATCTGTTTCTAAAAACAACGGTTTTCCACAGATGAACACAACAGGCAGGTCATGGAAAATACCAGAACAGGGCAATGTTTCTATTCTATTGGGATCATGAGAGACAGATGAAAGTGCCAGGAATCaagttaataaaataagtaagCTTAAACAGCCACAAACATCACAAAATaccattttaattattgtagatGTGATAAAAAGCAGCCAAATCCATAGAACAGTCCAGCACTCCAGGCAAAGCCTTGAATTTCACCACTGCTGGTGCAGGAAGTCCATATGGATCTGGGCTCTCTTCCAGATGACTGGTTCTTCTGACAGTCCAAGTCCAAAGAACTCTTGGAATGCCACAGCTTCCTGGTACACCTTCCCAGGTGCCCCACCCTCAACTGGTATTAAGGGTGGGTCAAGAAATCAAACACAAGCTATAAATGGCAGAGAGATAGGAGATAAAAAACCCATGGATCCCAGCCAGGCCACATGGCATGAATGAGTACTTCATAGGCAAAGCTGCAGCCAAGTTGAGGTGGTTCCACAGTTGGAGGCCTGAGGCAGAGGCTAACTGTACTCAAGTTCATCAGAAGTCCTGGTACTACTGTgtacacaaaaaccccatcccaCCTGTTTGTAGATGGTATTGGCAGCTGTGGAAACCCTGGTAAGAACTGTAAAATCCTTAGAACCCCTTTGAGGTGGGAATCCTTCCCTCCAAGTCTAGGTTGGAGGCACATCTGAATTATCTGgaagcctttatttttttaatatatatatttttgagacgtggtctcactgtgttgcccaggctggtctcaaactcctgggctcaagtgatctgcccaccttggcctaccaaagtgctaggattacaggcaaaagccaccgGGCTCGACCACCTGGAAGACTTTAAAACCAAGGCGCAACCAGAGGCTGTGGaagagggaaatggggagtttTTAGTgtgtatagagtttcagttttgcaggatAAAAAAGTTATCAAGCTCCATTGCACAATAACTTTGATATACTTAACATtattgaactatacacttaacaTTATTGACCTATACACTTAAAACTGGTTAAGATGACAAAtttaatgtatgtgtgtatgcgtgtgtgtgtgtttgccacAATAAAACCAAACAACAGTAACAAAAGCATAAAGACCCCGAGGCCCAGGACCAACCTCAAACCAACTGAATTAGAATTTCTGGAGATGAATGGcaggcatcatcatcatcacgaCTATTTTAATTGTAGCACactcatcattatttttaaaagctttcaagATCATTGTCATGTGCAGCTAAGATTGAGAATCACAACTATTAATCAATGAAAGATTCTGGCTGCATAAACTCAAGAAGAATGATCAATTAACAATTGCCTGCATTTATTGCATATGGCTACACAGACGTTCTCCAAAGAAGTTAGATTCAGTAAGCCCTTTAGATGAGAAAGTGGCTTTTCTAGGCAAACTCTTTGACTTCACAAATATCAGATGTTTTATTCACCGGAAGTCAGAACTTTCTGAGGAGTAAGCTAGCACATAAGGAAAGGGATACTTTTTGAAATTACATGAATGCTGACAGCCAGGAGGATCCCATGTGGTAACTGACTATGGGCCTACAGAGAAAGTATTCTTTCAATGAAGCCAGACTTACAGCCAGCAAGTAGTTCACCCACTTTGAAAATCTGGTTTATTATTTTCAACTGCCAGGAAATGAGAGCCAAACATACTTGGTATGTATAGGCCAGATAAGAAATTGTTTGAACAGTCAGACAAGGTATCTCAGAACTGCAGCTTGGGGTGAGGCAGGTGTCATGACTCAAGTTCCTACAGAGACCAAGAGGGTAAATGGCGAAAGTGAACCAGTTGGAACCGTGGCCACTGAAGGCCTTGTGTCCTGTTTAACGGACCACTCTAACCCAACTGTTACACTGCAGAAAGTGGGACCACTGTTACCTGAGTTCCCAACTTTTCAGAAAAATCCTGGACATCTGGATGTTTATGTAAAGTTTTCCACTTTTTGAATATTAGAAATCAATCCAATTAAAAACCAAAGCTGTGGACAGcagtgtgcacctataatcccagctacccaggaggctgagggaggaggatcactttagcccaggagttcagcctgagcaacatagtgaggccccatctctaaatcaacaagaacaacaacaatctATGGGCCAAACAAAGCACAGCTTCACGAGAGATTGGGCTTCTTTGCTGCTGGTTGTTACTTCTGGTGTATAGCAACAAGGAGACCTGGATTCTCGTCTTGACTTAGCAAGTTGTGTAGCTTCACAACCAACTTCTCTGGAatccatttgaaaaataaaaggcttATGAGAGTATCTTGAATGTCAGGCCTATGATTACTTATTCTCTATTAGGGAGAAATGCAGGGTCCATGGGTTGAGTGAGATTTCAAACACACAACCGAGAAATCCTAAGATCTTAACATCTAGGTTTGAACATGCCAGACCCAATGACTCCTTCCCTACCCAGTTGGTTTTAAGCCGACAAAACATAACTTTTCTTGGAATAGATTTAGCcagtttaaaaattttgatttggagctatctATGCatgattttcaataaatgttttctagATTTCCAGAGACTTTTATGGTGATTTAAATTACCAAACCGCAAAGTCCCCTTATAGGATCAGATACTCTCTAGAAACAAGAAGTGATTAGAGTGTAGTAGACAATGCACTAGGCTAGGAATCTAGAGACATGGCTGTCAGTAACCAACTCtgtgaatctctctctctccctctctccctctctctccctctccctcaaatagggtcttgctttgttgcccaggctggagtgcagcgttgCAATCACagcctactgcagcctcgaactcctaggctcaagcaatcctccttcctcagcccctcaagtagctcgAATCACAGGATTGCAATTATCGAACCTACAGTAGGTATGCTTCtttagaaggaaggaaaatatacgTGGATTCTTAGGCAACTGGATAATGAAAAGTGATCCTGATTTTAGGGCTTCATCATGGACTgctatggtaggcagaattctgaaGATGGCCCAAGATTCCTGTCCTCTAGTCATTCAAACATTGATTGTGAAGGGAAATTGCAGATGCAATTAAAGTCCCAGGTCAATGAATCTTAAGATACAGGAGATTATTCAGGTAGGTTTGGCCCAGGCAGGTGagtcttttaaaaagcagtttttatTCTCTGCCTGGCAgtagaagaggaaggcagagagattcAAAGCACGAGGGGGATTCAATGCGTCTTGCAGGCTTGAAGATGGGTGTGTGGGGTTCCATGTGAGGAGAAATGCAGGTTGCCTCTGGCAGCAGAGAGAGCAGTTCTGGGTGAAAGCCAATAAGGAAACGGGGACTTCATCCTACAACCACAAGAAACTGAATTCAAACAACAAGAAGGAACTGAattcaaacaacaacaagaagGAGCTTCGAAGTAGaatcccctagagcctccagataAGAGCCCAGGTCAGtctacaccttgatttcagctttGTGAGGTCTTAGGTAGAGAACCCAGTGGTGCCATGCACTACCGTGACCTAGAGTATTGTGAGCTAATAAATCAATGCTGCTTCAAGACACttcatttgtgataatttgttacgcagcaatagaaaactaacacaactGCCAGCACCACATGTTGGGAAGGTTATGGAACAAAATGGTACCACACTTTGGAAAATGGTATGGAAAATCAAACACACATCCACCCTATGAGGTAGCATTTTActcttgggtatttacccaagaaaaatgaaaacatatgtctacaaaAATACTTGTACACTAATATCTATAgctgctttattcataatagccccaaactagaCACagttcaaatgtccatcagtaggagaatggataaacaatgaACTATTAATACAAGCAACAACACAGAAAAAGTTCAGAAACCTTACATTGAGTGACAAATAGCAACAAAAAAGAGTATATattgtgttatttcatttaacgaATTTCtgggatagaaaaaaataatctatGGTGAAATAAATCAGAACAGTAGGTGCCTGGAGGTGCAGAGTGGACTGGAAAGGGGCACAAAGAAACTTTATCTGGTGATGAAAATGGATTATAGTTTGATAGGGATGTGGATTACACAAGTGAATACATTTGTCAGGATTCATGGAACTGGAATACTTAAgattcacatattttatataaattatctctcaataaaaatatctttaaaaccaAATTAagccagatacagtggctcacacctgtaatcccagcactttgggaagctgaggcaggaggatcacttgaggccaggagtttaagacaagcttgggtaacagt
The nucleotide sequence above comes from Symphalangus syndactylus isolate Jambi chromosome 10, NHGRI_mSymSyn1-v2.1_pri, whole genome shotgun sequence. Encoded proteins:
- the LOC129492227 gene encoding small ubiquitin-related modifier 2-like isoform X1, translated to MAGEKPKEGVKTENNDHINLKVVGQDGSVVQFKIKRHTSLSKLMKAYCEQQGLSVGQIRFRFDRQQINETDLPAQFEIEDEDTIDVFQQQMGGVY
- the LOC129492227 gene encoding small ubiquitin-related modifier 2-like isoform X2, yielding MAGEKPKEGVKTENNDHINLKVVGQDGSVVQFKIKRHTSLSKLMKAYCEQQGLSFEIEDEDTIDVFQQQMGGVY